In Carnobacteriaceae bacterium zg-84, the genomic window TCAAAACCTTGACACATCGGCTAGCCAATGTGTCAAGGTTTTTTAGTCAACCTCAATTTCAATTTTATCTTTTAAAATAACATTGATACTTCGGATACGTCCGTTTTCAATATGTACGGGTTTTAAAATACATGATTCTAAGTCAACTCGTACATCTTTTTCATCATCTTCTGGTAAATAGCCAAGTTGTTCTAAAACAAATCCTGCCATTGTATCCATTTCTTCAGATTCAATATTTAAATGGAAAACATCATTAAATTTATCAATCGGCATAATTCCGTCTATATTATAGACACGATGTGATAATTTTTTATATAAATCTGCTTCTTCATCAGATTCATCTTCAATTTCCCCGACAATTTCTTCAATTAAGTCTTCCATTGTCACAATCCCTTCAACACCACCATACTCATCTTTTAAGATAGCCATGTGTTGACGTTCTTTTCTAAAAGCTAGTAATAAATCATCTATAAAAATAGTAGACGGTACAAATAATGGATCATCATTCATTAAATCACGAAGATTAAGGCTATCAAATCCCGTTACTTTAGCTGTTTTTAAAATATCTTTTACATGCAAGATACCAATGACCATATCTTTGTCACCCTCATAAACAGGAATACGAGAATAAGAATTATCTAAAATAGATGTCCATATATCATTCATATCATCTTCAATATCAATCATAAATGTATCTGTTCTAGGTACCATTACTTCACGTGCTAATTTCGTATCAAGAGATAGTACCCCTTGCATCATAGAAAACTCTTCTAAGTCAATCGCACCATCATTACGACTATTGTCTAATAATGCTTTCATTTCGCTACGTGTTAATTTTTCCTCTTCGTTTTTAAATTCAATCGGTGTAATTTTTTTCAAAACACCTGTTGAAAATGACAATAAGCGAACAAATGGTTTGAAAAATTTTTGTGTCAACATCACAAAACCTGCTGTTGACAATGCTATTTTTTCAGGCATTTGTAGCGCAACTTGTTTTGGATACAATTCCCCCAACACAAGTGTTAAATATGATAAAATGACAGTCACGATTAAAACAGACAATGTCACACCAAACTCACCAGCAAAACTCACCAAATATGGTTCAATCAATTTTGTAAAACTAAGTGAGGCAGAACCACTCGATAGAAATCCTGCAAATGTAATCACAACTTGAATTGTCGCTAAAAAGTCATCCGAATTATCTAATAATCGCATCACTTTTTCTGCCTTTTTATTGCCCTCTATTTCAAGTTGCTTCATTTTCATGACATTTAACGATACATACGCTAACTCTGTCGCTGAAAATAGTGCGTTTATCGCTGTTAAAATAATAATAAGTAGTATCTGGGCGGGTAACGAACCATCGCTCATGTGTACTTTCCTTCTTTCGTTTTATAGATTATATGTTAATATTTTATCAAATTTAAAGTATAAATCAAGTATTACCTTATAGCAAAAGGTTCCTAGCACAAAAACTAGAAACCTTTTACACATTAATGAGTTTGCCCACCAACTAATTTATCGTCATTTTTTCCATGGTAGTCTACAATCGTTTTTAATGATGATGTTAATCCTTTTACAATATCGTCTAAAGACATAGACGGCTCTGTTGGTTTATCCACCACTTGCGTTGGAATAAACGGCACATGAATAAATCCACCTTGACTTTCTGGATAATGTTTAGACAAATAGTACAATACTTGGTACATAATATGATTACACACAAATGTACCTGCTGAATTTGATACACTTGACGGAACGCCTTCTTTTTTCATATTATTGACCATTGCTTTTATCGGTAAAGTTGAAAAATATGCTGGTTCACCGTCTGGTTGAATACACACATCAATCGGTTGTTTGCCGTTATTATCTGGTATGCGTGCATCATCAACATTAATAGCAACTCTTTCAGGCGTGACCCCAACACGTCCGCCCGCTTGCCCAATACACAATACCACATCTGGAGAAAATGTATCGATCTCTTTAAAAACAACATCTGCTGAATCATGAAACACTGTTGGAATTTGTATTTTTTTAATAGTTGCACCATTTAATGTTTCTGGTAACTGTTTCACAGCTTCCCACGCTGGATTGATTGTTTCACCGCCGAATGGATCAAATCCTGTCACTAAAATTTTCATCGTGTTTCCCTCCTAAAATCCTAATGTGTACATCAATACAATATGCACAACAATCATTGCTAATGCGATTGGTGCTTGTGCTTTAATAATACCATATTGATTTTTCATATCTAATAATGAAGCAGGCATACTATTAAAGTTTGCTGCCATTGGTGTTAACAATGTTCCGCAATATCCTGCTGTCATTGCCATTGTTCCAATAAGCACTGGATTCCCACCTAAAGCAAAAACAAACGGAACACCAATACCTGCCGTAATCACTGTAAAGGCAGCAAATGCATTCCCCATAATAATGGTAAAAATGACCATACCTAATACATAAGCAATCACACCAATTAAACGGTTATTTGCAGGAACAACTGAAGCCACACCATTTGAAATAATCATTCCCACATTAGCAGTCGCAAAAATACTACCTAAAGCTGCTAATAATTGTGGTAGAAAAATATTCACACCCATTTGTTGTGTTAATTGTGATGTTCCTTCGTGTACTTCTGATAAACTTGGTTTAAATAAAAGTAAGGATACTAAAAACGCAACAATTGATCCGATCACTACGCCGACTTGTCCGCCTAAATTTGTTGTAAAAGCAACAAAAAATGCAACAAAGGCTAATAAAACAGAAGGTAAAAAGACAAGAATACCATATTTGTCTGAACGTTGTTTTTTTACACTATCCTCAACAGCTTTAAACTTCCCAACAGACACTTGTTTGGTTGCTGTTAAAACACCTAAGATAATCAATAATCCACCCGTCACAATGTAAGGAACACTATTCCCAAAAACAAAAGTAAATCCTAAAATTGCCCAAAATAAGCTAGTACCTATTTGTTTTTCTTTGTTATGTCTAAATGTTTGAATGGCATTTAGAAAGAATAGGAAACCAATCAGTATATACGCTAACTCTAAAAAAATATTTTTCATGATTATTTTCCTCCTTTCTTCAATGCTTTTTGCCATAACCATGTTGTACAAAGCATCACAGCAGATGAGGCAAAAGCAATAATCAATGCTGTTTGTGCAATATCATTTGTTGGTGCTTTATACCCTAATTCTTCTAATGTTTTAGAAATCAATAATACACCAGCAGATCCTAACATGACATTTTGTGCATAGAAATTACCAATATTTTCCACAGCAGCAGATTTAGCTTTCATTTGTTCAGAAATTTCTTCTGTTAATTCACCGTCTTTTGCAGCAGCCGCTTCTGCCATTGGATAAACAATCGGACGTACCACTTGTGCATGCCCACCAAATGGAATAGATGTTGCAGCTGTAATTTGACGAATAATGAAATAAACAAATAAGAAAATAGGTGCTGTTAATTTTTTCATTTTCTTAATGATTTGGCTTGCTTGTTCTTTTAAACCATATTTTTCAACAAGTGCAATAACAGGTACAGGTAAAATCAAAATTGTTACCAATCGACTTTTTACAAAATTTTCTCCTAAAGCTGTAATTGCTCCGTCTAAACTAATACCAGCAACAAGTGCGGTCACAATAGCCGATACAATAATTGTTGCTGTCGTATCTAATTTAAAAATAAAACCTAATAAAATAATCACTATACCAACTAAAGGTAAATAGTTCATAAAATCCCTCCTATCTATAAACAAACGTTTTAAAAAGCAAACATTTGTTATAAAAAGAGTATAGAGTAATAGAACTACCTTGTCAAATAATTCTATATATTCACTTTTTTCTTTGACTTGATTTTACTGATATTTTTTGTCATACTATCAATACATTCATAAAAAGGAGCGTCTTATGTTATACTCAATGATTCGTGGTATTGCACGATTTTTATTAATTATCTTAAATGGAACTACTCTCATTAAAAACAAACAAAATTTACCAGACCCTAAAGAAAATGTCGGTTATATTTTAATTTCACCTCATCGTAGTTGGTTAGATCCTATCTACTTAGCCTTAGCAGCAAGTCCTAAACAATTTTGTTTTATGGCAAAAAAAGAACTTTTTAAAAACCCTGCATTACGCTGGTTGATTACAAGTATGAATGCTTTTCCAGTAGATAGAGAAAACCCTGGACCTAGCGCTATTAAAATTCCTGTAACTCATTTAAAAGAAGGGAAGCTAGGGCTTGTCATTTTCCCAAGTGGCTCTCGTCATACATCCGAAGCAAAGGAAGGTGCTGCTATGATTGCTCGTCTGGCGAAAGTGCCAATTATCCCATGTGTCTACCAAGGACCATTTTCATTTAAAGACCTATTAAAACGAAAAAAAACAAAAGTAAATTTTGGAACACCTATATACATCACCACAAAAGAAGAACAAAGTAATTTCTCTCAATCAATCAACGTTATTTTTGATGTATTAGATGCAGAGTTACGGTAGTTAAGTTTTGAGGAGGAGTGACAAACGGTATTGTCACTCCCTTTTTTATACACCTTTTTACCTATCAAAAAAATTAAACAAAAAACTCTTGATGTAACTTATCACATCAAGAGTTATATTATAAATTGTGTTGGTGGGTGAAACCAACCAACACAATTTGACAAAGTATTTTTATTATTTTTTATTTTTCTTTTTACTTTGCATTTTCATAGATTGTACAATTTGTTGCACTTTCTTTTCAGATGGTTTTTGTCCCATTTGTGCCATCATTGTACGTACCATAGTTTCGTCCATTGGCGGATTTTCTTCAAAATATTTAATCATTGTTCTTCTTGCTAAGAAGAAGCCACCCACAACACCTAATGCCATTGCTGCAAATGCAATTAAAACAACCCATATTGTATCCATACTCTCTCCTCTTTTCTATAACGTTCTTTTCTATTTTACAAAAAATAACATCTTTTTTCAATTAGAATTTTTTCTTTGGATGTCTGTCAACCACTTCTGGATAACACTTCAATGTTTCCTGTCCTTTTTGCGTTAATGTATAGCCTCTTAATGCAAATAATTTTGTCAGTTCTTCTTCACTAAAATGTGTGCGTATTGCCTCATCAATATCTGCTCGTTTTAAAGATGACAAACCTTTGATTTGTTTTTCCTTTAAAAATGATTTCAACACACCGCTTGTTAAATGGCGTGTTGATACAATAGCACTTTCTTCTTCAACAAGACCTTGTTCCATTAACAAGTGAATATCTTTTTGGGCATCAATCCCATACGTATGCTCAAAATATTTTGAAATAACCGTATCTGTCGTATATGTTCCAAAATTCACTCGCCACAACAAAATAATATGCCCCGGTAATAATCCATTATCTAAACGCTCCATATTTCGCTTAGGAACAATTTTCCCCGAAGATACAGACACTTCATTTAACCAAGCTTGTAAATCACGCTCAGGTGAAATATAAGGCATTTCAAGATGTTTCGCATATATCTCTCTTACTTGTTGCAATAAATCACTCTTTATCACGTCCATGCAAACCTTTTTCCTTTTGAATTTGTTTTAATTTTTCTGGTGTAACATCATTACCCTCTGGATCAATCATTTTCAACCCTTCAATATGATTTCTCATTCCTCCACGAAATGCTTCTAAATATTCTTCTCTAAGTGCTTTTTGTTCAGCCTTTTCTTCCTCTGTCAAAGCGACTTCTCTTGATTTTTTTGCCAATTCATTTATTCGATTTAATTTTTCTTTTGATAACATAATTGCCTCCTAGTAATAGTCTATCATAAACCATCTATATTTGGAAAGTTTGGTAATTTCTATACTCTCTATATCCTTTCACTGAACATCATTTTACCACTATTCCAACTTTCTAAAAATAGTCTTTCAAATTATAGCATACGAATATCTCTTTTTGAATTTATTTAGATTATTCTACTATAATCAAATATGTATCAAACTCCATAATACTCTCATCTTCTTCATCAACATAAAGCAGTCTTTCTAAGTTAAACTTGCCAAATATCTCATGACAATATCATTATCTTGATTTTCAAGCTCTGATATAACATGCATATAGACTTTTTGTGTAGTTGTTATAGAAGAATGCCCCAATCGTCTTGAAACACTGGCAATAGATACACCCGCATACATTAAAAGAGAGGCGTGTGTATGCCTTAATCCATGTATTGAAATAACCGGTACACCTACACGCTTACAATGCTTTTCTAACCATTTATTTGGTGTGGAATTGCAAACGGGACCATTCACAAAAATTGGTTTATCTTTTGGTAAATCTTTTATCAACTGCTGAAATTGCATACTTAATTGCCAATCAATTTGCACTTTTCTAACCGACGATTTATTTTTAGTTGGTAAAAAACCTCCTTTGCCTTTATAATCCCAAGTTTTTGTCACAGAGATATTTTGTTGTAAAAAATTAAAATCCGACGGTGTTAAGCCTAACACTTCTGAAAATCTTAACCCTGTTTTAGCAATAAGCAAAATGAGCCAATCCCAATTTATTTTATACTCTAAATTCAAATCTGATAACACACTATGTAAATCAAATTGATTCAAATATTTCATTTTTTTCGCTCTTGGAACCTTTCCTTTAAAAATAACTTTTCGAGTGGGATCTCTATAAACGAAACCTTCATCTACCGCATCTAATATAGCACCTTTTATCTGATGATGAAAATCAATAACCGTTTGCCTTTCATGCATCTGAGCATAATCATTTAGTATTTGCTGATAAGCCGTTCTATCTAGTTCACATAATTTAAGATTTGGAACAATATTTTTTAAATGCTGATAATTATTATAATATTTTTCAAGTGTAACAGAACGAACAGCTCCCTCTTTAAAAAGTTTTATCCATTGTTGAAAATATTCATGTAATAACGTTTCTTTTGTCATTTTGTTCATAATAATCCTTTCTATCTATGCCTTATGCTGAATGAAGAATGATGAGAACGTATAAAGTAAAAAAATTTTGCATAGCTATTATTTAGAAAAAATTTATGATAAAACACTTAAAAAAATAGATACAGCAAAAAGACCAAGAATATTCTTGATCTTTTCAGTATTTATAAGTTTGTTTTATTTCAGGCATCCATTGTTTTAAAGCTGTATGTACGTTCAAGGATAATGTTATTTTATTACCTGCAAATTCATTGGTTGCTTTTGTTGCGTCCAACGATTTAATCAAATTTGATAAATATGGAATTTCATCCTTTTTCTTTACGTTATAGTCCATTAATGATTTTTCAAGTAATTCACTATCAAGTCCCCATTCAGAAGCAAATTTTTTAACATCTTCAAAGCATCGTTCTTCTTGCCATTTTCTAAAAGCCGTATCAAAATCTACATCTACTTCTAGATGCCCCGGTTTTAATTCATTCTGAACAAATAATTTTAAAGATTCTGCCAAATCGTATTCCCCTTTATTACTTAATTCTTCAATTTTCTCAAGAATTAAAACAAGATTCCCATCATTTACAACTTTATAACCATCTTCACTCTCTGTTTTTTTATCAATAAATGATAAAATATTTTGAGCATCAATAATTTGTGTCCCTTGTAATTTTGTTTGTCCCAACAGTTCCTGTATTTCTTCCACTTCTATATGAGAAGTACGTAGAAATAAATTTTTATACGCACCTACATAGTTTTGAAAAATATCCTCGCTAATACCAAATGTTTCATTATCCCAACAAAACTCATAGTATTGCTTCACACGATTTAGTTGCTTATTCGCTAATTCAAATACTTTTTTAAAATAGTTTTTCTTCTCTTCATCGTATTGTATAGTTGGCCATTCTGTTGGATTTGGTAATGATAAAATTAAATCATCCATACACTTTCTTAATAAAATAACAGCATCGTCATATTTTTCAACAAGAACATAACTGTTCTTACCACCACTTCCATATAAACGAATAGCTTCATTTACAATTTCTTCTGTTATTCTAGGATATTGAAAATTAATAATACTTCCAAATTCCTTAGAGGCGCCAAAAACACGATTTGTACGAGAATAGGCTTGTATAAGTCCTTGCAATTCAAGTCGTCGATCTACATACAATGTATTCACTCGTTTTGCATCATAACCTGTTAGTAATTGATCCGCAACGATGACAATATCAATATTTTTTGAATTTCTACCACTTCCACCACGTTTTGCACGGTATGTTAAATCTTCAAAATAAGCATCTTCACCATTCCGCTTATCTCCCGCTAAAAACTGAATACCTGTAAAATTCGCATAATCCTCAAACATTTCATCTATCACATCAATCGCCATATTTTCAACATCATTCTCATTCCCAAAACTAAATGTCATCGCAATATTTGGTCTATGCTCAGTCGTATCAAATCTTTCACTAATTTGCTTTTTAAACTCATGATAATAAGCAATCACACGATCTTTATAAGCAACAGTTAATATAGCATTAAACTCTCCATTTCTAGATTGTTCTTTCCACCCAGAAAGAATTTCTGAGACGACTCTAGGAATATGTGTTTTATCTTGGTATTTTAAAATACCTTCTTTTACAGCATTCTCTTCAACTTCTAATTCTGACCATGATTGGACTTTACGCTGTATTTCCTTTTTACTACACTCAGTATTCATGACCACTAATTTCTCAACTAGCTCATCTCGTAAACTTTCATAACTAATAAATTCACCTGTATTGATATAATCTACATGAAATCCTAAAACATTACCGTCTTTAATAGCCTCATCAATCGTATACTGATGTAATAATGGACCAAATAATTTTTCAGTCGTATTGATGACTTCACTTCTTTGATTAATTTTTCCTTTAACGTTATTTTCATCAAATAGAGGCGTTCCTGTAAATCCAAAAAATAATGCATTTTTAAAGAAATAATCTTTAATCATTCCCATCATTTCTCCCATGGTTGTTCGATGTGCCTCATCAATAATAAAAATTATTTTTTTGTCTGCTAAAGTATTATCTTGTGCTGTAATTAACTCTTTTACTAAGAAACTTAATTTAAACGTCGTCGTTACAATTATACCATTTTTAGAACTCATCATTTGTTTTCTTAATTGATAAGTACTTCTCGTATCATCGACATCAACAGATTCATACGTTGAATAAGCTTTAAACGCTTTTGATGTTTGCTCATCTAAATCACGTCTATCCAGTAAAAAGACAACTTTATCAAATTCGGTTCGTGTGGATAAAAATTGAGCTGTTTTAAAACTCGTAATTGTCTTACCTGATCCAGTGGTATGCCATACAAAACCACCATGTGGTTTTCCTTCAGCATTATCCCATCCAAAAGTAGCTTTCTCAACAGCTTGTAAAGCATATACTTGATAAGGTCGCATCAACATGTGCCGTCTATTTTCCTCGTTATCTGGATCTTCATCAATAATCAAATAATCTCCAACCATTTGATGTGCCATTGGCACCATTAGAAAATGCTCAATAACTTCTTTATAGTCTGTTAAGATGCGTTGTCCTAAATGTCGACCATCTTTTTTATCTTTTTTTGTAACCGACCAATGAAAAACAAATGATTGGTTAAAATCATTTATCGTTTTTGGCGTTGCAAAATAACGCGTTTCAATCTCAGTCGTTACGACCATCATTTGTGAAAAGGCCATAAAATTATTCGTATATTCACCATCTCGATAATATCTTTTAAACTGTCCAAATGCTTCATCTAAGGTTTTATCACTTCTTTTTTGTTCTATATTGATTAACGGTAAACCATTGATTAAAAGAACAATATCAAAACGATTATTATTACTAGTTGATACCTCTCTAGCTATTTGATAACTAGAATCACCTCCGCTTACTTGTGCTTTCTTTAATATCGTCAATGTAATTTGCTTTTTAGTAACATCTGGATGCTTATCACGATAAATGCCGTCAATCTTTCCTATTGAACCTTCCATAGAAAGAATTTTTGCAGCTTCATAACTATTAGAGATTTGATTGACTTTGGACATAATTTGTTCAAACTCTGCATCTGTTAGGGCAACACCTTCTAACACATCTACATTTATTCGATTAAGTTCCTCACGCCAATTGTTTATTAAATCATCAACAGTAACTTTATGCAAATTTCCATTCAATTTGTCCGGTGCTTGCCATCTATATTTTTTTAGTTCTTCTACAAATTTATTTTGAAACTCTCGTTCAGAACCATTTTTATCTGTCAATTTCATCTATCTCCTTTCCAGTACTAAATAACACGATATACACACGTTGGTATCAAACAAATAGCTCGTTTAAATAAGCTTTTTTTAAATTTTTTAACTTTTCTAATTTACGCTGATGAAGGGCGATGAGGTGGTCGAGATCTCGGAAAAATGCCCCTATTCGCTGTTGTTCATTTGTTGTAGTCAACGGTACTTCAATTCCCATAACCTTATTTTTTGAAATATTATATCTTGAAATTCCTTGTGCTAAAAAGGCAATCGATTTTCTTACAGATTTAGAACGTAGCATATATGTTAAATAATAATTATCTATTGATTTAATT contains:
- a CDS encoding HlyC/CorC family transporter, which encodes MSDGSLPAQILLIIILTAINALFSATELAYVSLNVMKMKQLEIEGNKKAEKVMRLLDNSDDFLATIQVVITFAGFLSSGSASLSFTKLIEPYLVSFAGEFGVTLSVLIVTVILSYLTLVLGELYPKQVALQMPEKIALSTAGFVMLTQKFFKPFVRLLSFSTGVLKKITPIEFKNEEEKLTRSEMKALLDNSRNDGAIDLEEFSMMQGVLSLDTKLAREVMVPRTDTFMIDIEDDMNDIWTSILDNSYSRIPVYEGDKDMVIGILHVKDILKTAKVTGFDSLNLRDLMNDDPLFVPSTIFIDDLLLAFRKERQHMAILKDEYGGVEGIVTMEDLIEEIVGEIEDESDEEADLYKKLSHRVYNIDGIMPIDKFNDVFHLNIESEEMDTMAGFVLEQLGYLPEDDEKDVRVDLESCILKPVHIENGRIRSINVILKDKIEIEVD
- the pcp gene encoding pyroglutamyl-peptidase I; this encodes MKILVTGFDPFGGETINPAWEAVKQLPETLNGATIKKIQIPTVFHDSADVVFKEIDTFSPDVVLCIGQAGGRVGVTPERVAINVDDARIPDNNGKQPIDVCIQPDGEPAYFSTLPIKAMVNNMKKEGVPSSVSNSAGTFVCNHIMYQVLYYLSKHYPESQGGFIHVPFIPTQVVDKPTEPSMSLDDIVKGLTSSLKTIVDYHGKNDDKLVGGQTH
- a CDS encoding DUF979 domain-containing protein, translated to MKNIFLELAYILIGFLFFLNAIQTFRHNKEKQIGTSLFWAILGFTFVFGNSVPYIVTGGLLIILGVLTATKQVSVGKFKAVEDSVKKQRSDKYGILVFLPSVLLAFVAFFVAFTTNLGGQVGVVIGSIVAFLVSLLLFKPSLSEVHEGTSQLTQQMGVNIFLPQLLAALGSIFATANVGMIISNGVASVVPANNRLIGVIAYVLGMVIFTIIMGNAFAAFTVITAGIGVPFVFALGGNPVLIGTMAMTAGYCGTLLTPMAANFNSMPASLLDMKNQYGIIKAQAPIALAMIVVHIVLMYTLGF
- a CDS encoding DUF969 domain-containing protein, which produces MNYLPLVGIVIILLGFIFKLDTTATIIVSAIVTALVAGISLDGAITALGENFVKSRLVTILILPVPVIALVEKYGLKEQASQIIKKMKKLTAPIFLFVYFIIRQITAATSIPFGGHAQVVRPIVYPMAEAAAAKDGELTEEISEQMKAKSAAVENIGNFYAQNVMLGSAGVLLISKTLEELGYKAPTNDIAQTALIIAFASSAVMLCTTWLWQKALKKGGK
- a CDS encoding 1-acyl-sn-glycerol-3-phosphate acyltransferase, which encodes MLYSMIRGIARFLLIILNGTTLIKNKQNLPDPKENVGYILISPHRSWLDPIYLALAASPKQFCFMAKKELFKNPALRWLITSMNAFPVDRENPGPSAIKIPVTHLKEGKLGLVIFPSGSRHTSEAKEGAAMIARLAKVPIIPCVYQGPFSFKDLLKRKKTKVNFGTPIYITTKEEQSNFSQSINVIFDVLDAELR
- a CDS encoding YneF family protein; this translates as MDTIWVVLIAFAAMALGVVGGFFLARRTMIKYFEENPPMDETMVRTMMAQMGQKPSEKKVQQIVQSMKMQSKKKNKK
- a CDS encoding DUF896 family protein: MLSKEKLNRINELAKKSREVALTEEEKAEQKALREEYLEAFRGGMRNHIEGLKMIDPEGNDVTPEKLKQIQKEKGLHGRDKE
- a CDS encoding site-specific integrase yields the protein MNKMTKETLLHEYFQQWIKLFKEGAVRSVTLEKYYNNYQHLKNIVPNLKLCELDRTAYQQILNDYAQMHERQTVIDFHHQIKGAILDAVDEGFVYRDPTRKVIFKGKVPRAKKMKYLNQFDLHSVLSDLNLEYKINWDWLILLIAKTGLRFSEVLGLTPSDFNFLQQNISVTKTWDYKGKGGFLPTKNKSSVRKVQIDWQLSMQFQQLIKDLPKDKPIFVNGPVCNSTPNKWLEKHCKRVGVPVISIHGLRHTHASLLMYAGVSIASVSRRLGHSSITTTQKVYMHVISELENQDNDIVMRYLASLT
- a CDS encoding type I restriction endonuclease subunit R, with product MKLTDKNGSEREFQNKFVEELKKYRWQAPDKLNGNLHKVTVDDLINNWREELNRINVDVLEGVALTDAEFEQIMSKVNQISNSYEAAKILSMEGSIGKIDGIYRDKHPDVTKKQITLTILKKAQVSGGDSSYQIAREVSTSNNNRFDIVLLINGLPLINIEQKRSDKTLDEAFGQFKRYYRDGEYTNNFMAFSQMMVVTTEIETRYFATPKTINDFNQSFVFHWSVTKKDKKDGRHLGQRILTDYKEVIEHFLMVPMAHQMVGDYLIIDEDPDNEENRRHMLMRPYQVYALQAVEKATFGWDNAEGKPHGGFVWHTTGSGKTITSFKTAQFLSTRTEFDKVVFLLDRRDLDEQTSKAFKAYSTYESVDVDDTRSTYQLRKQMMSSKNGIIVTTTFKLSFLVKELITAQDNTLADKKIIFIIDEAHRTTMGEMMGMIKDYFFKNALFFGFTGTPLFDENNVKGKINQRSEVINTTEKLFGPLLHQYTIDEAIKDGNVLGFHVDYINTGEFISYESLRDELVEKLVVMNTECSKKEIQRKVQSWSELEVEENAVKEGILKYQDKTHIPRVVSEILSGWKEQSRNGEFNAILTVAYKDRVIAYYHEFKKQISERFDTTEHRPNIAMTFSFGNENDVENMAIDVIDEMFEDYANFTGIQFLAGDKRNGEDAYFEDLTYRAKRGGSGRNSKNIDIVIVADQLLTGYDAKRVNTLYVDRRLELQGLIQAYSRTNRVFGASKEFGSIINFQYPRITEEIVNEAIRLYGSGGKNSYVLVEKYDDAVILLRKCMDDLILSLPNPTEWPTIQYDEEKKNYFKKVFELANKQLNRVKQYYEFCWDNETFGISEDIFQNYVGAYKNLFLRTSHIEVEEIQELLGQTKLQGTQIIDAQNILSFIDKKTESEDGYKVVNDGNLVLILEKIEELSNKGEYDLAESLKLFVQNELKPGHLEVDVDFDTAFRKWQEERCFEDVKKFASEWGLDSELLEKSLMDYNVKKKDEIPYLSNLIKSLDATKATNEFAGNKITLSLNVHTALKQWMPEIKQTYKY